Genomic window (Candidatus Beckwithbacteria bacterium):
TATGAACAAATTAAAGGAGAAGTCATGGGAACCCAGTCAGCTCAAATATCAACACCGACTCCAGAGCCAACTCCAGAAGACACAACATACACGGGTGATAATTATGTTTTGGAACCAACTGACAGGGAAGGTTTTTTTGATTTGAAATATGCTCCAACTGAGCCTATGACCACTGTTGATGAACTAAATGAAGCTGTTAATGAATTCCGCAAAGCCCATGGTCAGAACCAGTTGGAAATAGACAACGGTTTGTGTGGTTTTGCCGATCGGCGCGCTCATGAAATAAGCGAAGATTTTTCCCATGATGGTTTTAGCAATTATTTTGAAGGTGACGATATTGAAACTTGGGGTTTTACTAATTTTGGAGAAAACATCTGGATGGGAGAGTTTATGGGTGTGCATATTGTTGAATACGGCTGGGCCAAAAGCCCAGGTCATTATGAAGCCTTAGTAGGTGAATGGACAAAAGGTTGTGCCGGGATTTATGATAAATACGCAGTTTTTATTTTTGCCAGATAATTATCAGTTAGATTTGTATTATGCGCTACCTGCTTGGCTTCCCTCTCAGTTTCGTTTTTTCTTCACTGTTAATTAGTTTTTGTTTATTACTTCCTTTTCCTTTTGTTTTTACAAAAAGCAGTGTCAAACAAACTCTACATGAAGTGAATTTTTACAATCGTATTATTTTAATTATTAAAGACAAATCAATATCAGACTTTACCAATCAGGATTCTTTGTTTGGCAACTTAATTTCAGCAAACATTGACGCCATTTTTCCCAAAGACTGGGTTGAAAATCTCGGTGATAACTTGATTGATCATAGTTTTAATAGTCTTACTGGCCAAACTAAGTTCTCGGATTTTACAATTGATCTACATTCTATCAAGCAAAATTTTTTAGACCTCATTGCTCAAAGCGATATTAAAGAGGATGAAAATACTATCAAAGCCTCTATTCCTAATCAGATCACCTTGTCTGATGTTTTACAAATTGATGCTACTCAACTAGATGATACTTTTGCTCTACTCCAAGCTGCCATCAACGCTTTTTTCTTAGCATTGTTAGTGTTAGTAATTTTATTAGCGGTAGAAGTCGGTGTCTTTTTTATCATTTTCCCCAAAAAACAAGCTTTACTTTGGCTGGCAATTAATATTGGCTTCACTGGCCTTGTTTCAATAAGCTCAATGTTTGTTTTTCATTTTCTACTGCTTAAACCGGAAAATCTCCAAGCTATTACCCAAAATCAGTCATTATGGAAAATTTTACAATACATTGTCGCTTTGTCTTTTTTGGAAAAATTGACTCGCTTATGGAGTTTTCTAGGATTACTCCTGGTTGTTTTAGCGCTCGCAATTTCCCTTTATAACGTATTAAAATCAAAATTATGAAACAGCTTTTCTTAGGAACCAATAATCAGAACAAAGTTAAAGAACTAGCTAAAACCCTCTCATCTCTAGGCATAAAAGTCATTTCTCCAAGTAAGCTTCAACTTGATTTTGACCCACCTGAAACTGGTAAAA
Coding sequences:
- a CDS encoding CAP domain-containing protein; this translates as MISVFYSIISTIFLTIFITIASIQIKALDFYHQTLQAQQSQTQHEQQQSQAIAYIPPQPKIKAQNTFIYEQIKGEVMGTQSAQISTPTPEPTPEDTTYTGDNYVLEPTDREGFFDLKYAPTEPMTTVDELNEAVNEFRKAHGQNQLEIDNGLCGFADRRAHEISEDFSHDGFSNYFEGDDIETWGFTNFGENIWMGEFMGVHIVEYGWAKSPGHYEALVGEWTKGCAGIYDKYAVFIFAR